One region of Alosa alosa isolate M-15738 ecotype Scorff River chromosome 1, AALO_Geno_1.1, whole genome shotgun sequence genomic DNA includes:
- the mfn1a gene encoding mitofusin-1 isoform X2, protein MQACTRKLTIIREVLARRHMKVAFFGRTSNGKSTVINAMLRERVLPSGIGHTTNCFLSVEGTDGDMAYLTTEGSDERQNIETVNQLAHALHMDPDLDSGCLVRMFWPKTKCALLRDDLVLLDSPGIDVTSELDSWIDKFCLDADVFVLVANAESTLMNTEKHFFHRVSERISKPNIFILNNRWDVSVSEPEYLEDVRKQHMDRCLSFLMDELRVVDARQAPNRIFFVSAKEVLSSRMHRAQGMPETGGALAEGFQERLKEFQRFERTFEEFISQSAVKTKFEQHTIRGWQITESVKDIMDAINITSAEKKVLSLEERESLMDRLEFVRNQLNVLTEDVKEKIKATADEVAAKVTAAMVEEIKGLSALVEEFCSDFSPAPNALALYKSKLQAYVEERMGKNLAFRCSSSISGYMQSSQRDIMESIRPLLPPTARGNLHLHLPSHKFDVSYDLNFATLCTDFQGNVEFQFSLGWTALVNRFLGPAHAKRALILLDENIQAAGFASTPRDPQAQEDLAISMATKLASYTSRASMGVVVIGGVVWRCLGWRLIVISVSLYGLLYLYERLTWTNGSRERVLKQQFVDFATQRLLAITPITSSHCSQQVHQEMVATFSRLSQQVDKSEGELEADIWRVNCRIQRLEGVQKHSKTLRHKATDLERQLEAFTSQYLHTTP, encoded by the exons ATGCAGGCCTGTACGAGGAAGCTGACCATCATCAGAGAAGTGCTGGCCCGCAGGCACATGAAAGTGGCCTTCTTTGGCAG AACGAGTAACGGCAAGAGTACAGTGATCAACGCCATGCTGCGGGAGCGGGTGCTGCCCAGTGGCATCGGCCACACCACCAACTGCTTCCTGAGCGTGGAGGGCACGGATGGCGACATGGCCTACCTCACCACCGAGGGCTCAGACGAGAGGCAGAACATTGAG ACGGTGAATCAGCTGGCCCATGCGCTACACATGGACCCAGACCTGGACTCCGGCTGCCTGGTCCGAATGTTCTGGCCCAAGACCAAGTGTGCCCTGCTGAGAGACGACCTGGTGCTGTTGGACAG ccCGGGCATCGATGTCACCTCTGAGCTCGACAGCTGGATCGACAAGTTCTGTCTGGACGCTGACGTCTTCGTGCTTGTGGCCAACGCCGAGTCCACCCTGATGAACACG GAGAAGCACTTTTTccacagagtgagtgagaggatcTCGAAGCCCAACATCTTCATCCTGAACAACCGATGGGACGTCTCAGTATCGGAGCCAGAGTACTTGGAAGAT GTGCGGAAGCAGCACATGGACCGCTGCCTCAGCTTCCTGATGGATGAGCTGAGGGTGGTGGACGCCCGGCAGGCCCCCAACCGCATCTTCTTTGTGTCGGCTAAGGAGGTGCTGAGCTCCAGGATGCATCGAGCCCAGGGCATGCCAGAGACAG GTGGTGCCTTGGCGGAGGGATTCCAGGAAAGACTCAAGGAGTTCCAACGTTTTGAGAGAACGTTTGAG GAGTTTATTTCACAGTCAGCGGTGAAGACCAAATTTGAGCAGCACACCATCCGAGGTTGGCAGATCACGGAGTCTGTGAAGGACATCATGGACGCTATCAACATCACCTCGGCAGAGAAGAA GGTGCTCTCTCTGGAGGAGCGGGAGTCACTCATGGACCGGCTGGAGTTCGTGCGCAATCAGCTTAACGTGCTGACCGAGGATGTGAAGGAAAAGATCAAGGCCACGGCTGACGAAGTGGCCGCCAAG GTGACTGCTGCCATGGTTGAGGAGATCAAGGGTCTGTCTGCTCTGGTGGAGGAGTTCTGCTCGGACTTCAGCCCGGCCCCTAATGCCTTAGCTCTCTACAAATCA AAGCTGCAGGCATAcgtggaggagaggatgggaaaAAACCTGGCCTTCCGCTGCTCCAGTAGTATCAGTGGTTACATGCAGTCCTCACAAAGAGACATCATGG AGAGCATACGTCCTCTGCTGCCCCCTACTGCCAGGGGCAACCTGCACCTCCACCTTCCCAGCCACAAGTTTGACGTCTCCTACGACCTCAACTTTGCCACCCTCTGCACAGACTTCCAGGGCAACGTCGAGTTCCAGTTCTCCTTGGGATGGACGGCCCTGGTCAACCGCTTCCTCGGGCCGGCCCATGCCAAGCGTGCCCTGATATTGCTGGACGAGAACATTCAG GCAGCTGGATTTGCTTCAACTCCCAGGGACCCCCAGGCCCAAGAGGACCTCGccatctccatggcaaccaAACTGGCATCTTACACCTCCAGAGCCTCCATGGGGGTCGTGGTCATTGGAGGAGTG GTGTGGCGATGCCTCGGCTGGAGGCTGATAGTGATTTCTGTGAGCCTCTACGGCCTGCTCTACCTGTACGAGAGGCTCACCTGGACCAATGGCTCCAGAGAGAGGGTTCTGAAGCAGCAATTTGTGGACTTTGCTACCCAGCGGCTCCTGGCCATCACACCCATCACCAGCTCCCACTGCAGCCAGCAGGTCCATCA GGAGATGGTGGCCACGTTCAGCCGCCTGAGCCAGCAGGTGGACAAGAGTGAAGGTGAGCTGGAGGCAGACATCTGGCGGGTGAACTGCAGGATCCAGCGGCTGGAGGGGGTTCAGAAGCACTCCAAAACCCTTAG GCACAAAGCGACTGATCTGGAGAGACAGCTGGAGGCCTTTACCTCCCAGTATCTGCATACCACACCCTGA
- the LOC125294465 gene encoding phosphatidylinositol 3-kinase regulatory subunit gamma-like isoform X4, translating into MIISLWLLTNHVCVYVNRELVNEKLQNRPNGSFLVRDASSKIPGEYTLTVRINGDQKLIKILHRDGKYGFIEPLSFNSVVELIGYFQNRSLAQYNPALDVALVHPVSRFCMTQKAKEIPEATRECYQSQCDQTLKEYYQLCGSYTQDIQRITKAINDFSDILAVFENQCNVNSSEHPHKERVMADLNRVKILYSKLKFWQDECHHGKVPSPVLSNKEDRTEPNLKQLCKIISLHLTPHFLAAQQDCLSLWEETSWFVGDLSRTEAEELLLGKPEGAFLIRQSSKKGCYACSVVVHQEVGHCIIHCTPHGYGFAEPYNLYRSLKDLVLHYHQTSLAQHNEALDVRLAYPVHLLVSSLHG; encoded by the exons ATGATAATTTCATTGTGGCTCCTAAcgaatcatgtgtgtgtttacgtaaatag AGAGTTAGTAAATGAGAAGTTGCAAAACAGGCCAAATGGCTCTTTCCTGGTGAGAGATGCCTCCTCTAAGATCCCAGGAGAATACACTCTAACTGTGAG GATAAATGGCGACCAGAAGCTCATAAAAATCCTTCATCGAGATGGGAAATATGGATTTATAGAACCTCTTAGCTTCAACTCAGTTGTGGAGCTCATTGGATACTTCCAAAACCGATCACTGGCCCAATACAATCCCGCATTGGACGTGGCACTTGTGCACCCTGTCTCTCGCTTCTGTATG ACTCAAAAAGCAAAGGAGATTCCTGAAGCCACCAGGGAATGTTATCAGAGTCAGTGTGACCAAACATTGAAGGAATATTATCAACTTTGTGGATCTTACACACAG GATATTCAGAGAATTACAAAAGCAATCAATGATTTCAGTGATATTCTTGCTGTGTTTGAGAATCAGTGTAACGTTAATTCGTCGGAGCATCCTCACAAAGAAAGAGTCATGGCAGATCTGAACAG GGTCAAAATCCTATATAGTAAGCTAAAGTTTTGGCAAGATGAATGTCACCATGGCAAGGTGCCAAGTCCTGTTTTGTCCAACAAAGAGGATCGCACAGAGCCCAATCTGAAGCAGCTTTGTAAAATCATCAGTCTACATCTGAC GCCGCACTTTCTGGCGGCGCAGCAGGACTGCTTGTCATTGTGGGAAGAGACAAGCTGGTTTGTTGGTGACCTGAGTCGAACGGAGGCAGAGGAGTTGCTCCTTGGAAAACCAGAAGGAGCCTTCCTCATTCGCCAAAGCAGCAAAAAAGGCTGCTATGCCTGCTCCGTGGT GGTGCACCAGGAAGTTGGGCATTGCATAATTCACTGCACACCCCATGGCTACGGCTTTGCTGAACCCTACAACCTGTACAGGTCGCTGAAAGACCTGGTGTTGCACTACCATCAAACCTCTTTGGCTCAGCACAACGAGGCACTGGACGTGCGACTGGCCTACCCTGTCCACCTGCTTGTGTCCAGCCTTCATGGATAA
- the si:ch1073-184j22.1 gene encoding erythroferrone produces the protein MVPRRGPLGVPLPLPLPMPQPLPRGRMALLPLLLPLLLLLLPLRCATHGEDSAELDGDNYTVSTESPETISSDAAIVSPLNTWLLFRNSNKGETKNPKRHPKRPSKHGLPGPPGPPGPQGPPGPPGPRYPLQEALMQEFQLKLKELVGSQCLFCDQPHRVVTAFHCRLHHSLTVPRRSLQELHPFSPPSETEQFHQRGQAFNASSGRYTAPISGFYQLTASLQIESSDTQRKSQSRPRDSVRASICIESLCQSNVSLETVTGIGSTGRVFSILLTGTLYLQGGEYVSVFLDNGTGSALTVLQDSLFSGILLGV, from the exons ATGGTGCCCCGCCGAGGGCCACTGGGGGTTCCCCTGCCTCTGCCCCTTCCCATGCCCCAGCCGCTGCCGCGGGGGCGGATGGCTCTGctgcccctgctgctgcccctcctgctgctgctgctgccactgcgcTGCGCCACACATGGCGAGGACAGCGCCGAACTGGACGGAGACAACTACACGGTCAGCACTGAGAGCCCG GAGACTATCTCGTCTGATGCGGCGATAGTCAGTCCTCTCAACACATGGCTGTTGTTCAGGAACTCCAATAAGGGCGAGACCAAGAATCCCAAGAGACATCCCAAGAGGCCATCTAAG CATGGTCTCCCTGGCCCTCCTGGCCCCCCCGGCCCCCAGGGCCCCCCAGGTCCGCCGGGGCCCCGGTATCCGCTGCAGGAGGCCCTCATGCAGGAGTTCCAGCTCAAGCTGAAGG agCTGGTGGGCTCACAGTGTCTGTTCTGTGACCAGCC GCACCGTGTGGTTACAGCCTTCCACTGCCGTCTGCACCACAGCCTGACCGTGCCCCGCCGCAGCCTGCAGGAGCTGCATCCCTTCAGCCCG CCCTCGGAAACAGAGCAGTTCCACCAGAGGGGCCAGGCCTTTAACGCCAGCAGCGGCCGCTACACGGCGCCCATCTCCGGCTTCTACCAACTCACCGCCAGCCTGCAGATTG agtcCAGTGATACACAGAGGAAGTCACAGTCCAGGCCCAGAGACAGTGTGAGAGCCTCTATTTGCATCGAGTCTCTGTGTCAGAGCAATGT GTCTCTGGAGACAGTCACTGGAATTGGCTCAACAGGCAGAGTATTCAGCATCTTACTGACAGGAACACTTTACCTACAG GGAGGGGAGTATGTGTCCGTCTTTCTTGACAATGGGACAGGTTCAGCGCTCACAGTCCTTCAAGATAGCTTGTTCTCTGGGATCCTTCTTGGAGTGTGa
- the LOC125294465 gene encoding phosphatidylinositol 3-kinase regulatory subunit gamma-like isoform X3, whose protein sequence is MISEELLFYIEMDKEESAGLHHYHEALRLHRVDAEWYWGDVSRELVNEKLQNRPNGSFLVRDASSKIPGEYTLTVRINGDQKLIKILHRDGKYGFIEPLSFNSVVELIGYFQNRSLAQYNPALDVALVHPVSRFCMTQKAKEIPEATRECYQSQCDQTLKEYYQLCGSYTQCNVNSSEHPHKERVMADLNRVKILYSKLKFWQDECHHGKVPSPVLSNKEDRTEPNLKQLCKIISLHLTPHFLAAQQDCLSLWEETSWFVGDLSRTEAEELLLGKPEGAFLIRQSSKKGCYACSVVVHQEVGHCIIHCTPHGYGFAEPYNLYRSLKDLVLHYHQTSLAQHNEALDVRLAYPVHLLVSSLHG, encoded by the exons ATGATTTCTGAAGAACTGTTGTTTTACATAGAAATGGACAAGGAAGAATCAG CAGGTCTTCATCACTACCATGAGGCTCTTAGGCTTCACAGAGTGGATGCTGAATGGTACTGGGGTGATGTGTCAAG AGAGTTAGTAAATGAGAAGTTGCAAAACAGGCCAAATGGCTCTTTCCTGGTGAGAGATGCCTCCTCTAAGATCCCAGGAGAATACACTCTAACTGTGAG GATAAATGGCGACCAGAAGCTCATAAAAATCCTTCATCGAGATGGGAAATATGGATTTATAGAACCTCTTAGCTTCAACTCAGTTGTGGAGCTCATTGGATACTTCCAAAACCGATCACTGGCCCAATACAATCCCGCATTGGACGTGGCACTTGTGCACCCTGTCTCTCGCTTCTGTATG ACTCAAAAAGCAAAGGAGATTCCTGAAGCCACCAGGGAATGTTATCAGAGTCAGTGTGACCAAACATTGAAGGAATATTATCAACTTTGTGGATCTTACACACAG TGTAACGTTAATTCGTCGGAGCATCCTCACAAAGAAAGAGTCATGGCAGATCTGAACAG GGTCAAAATCCTATATAGTAAGCTAAAGTTTTGGCAAGATGAATGTCACCATGGCAAGGTGCCAAGTCCTGTTTTGTCCAACAAAGAGGATCGCACAGAGCCCAATCTGAAGCAGCTTTGTAAAATCATCAGTCTACATCTGAC GCCGCACTTTCTGGCGGCGCAGCAGGACTGCTTGTCATTGTGGGAAGAGACAAGCTGGTTTGTTGGTGACCTGAGTCGAACGGAGGCAGAGGAGTTGCTCCTTGGAAAACCAGAAGGAGCCTTCCTCATTCGCCAAAGCAGCAAAAAAGGCTGCTATGCCTGCTCCGTGGT GGTGCACCAGGAAGTTGGGCATTGCATAATTCACTGCACACCCCATGGCTACGGCTTTGCTGAACCCTACAACCTGTACAGGTCGCTGAAAGACCTGGTGTTGCACTACCATCAAACCTCTTTGGCTCAGCACAACGAGGCACTGGACGTGCGACTGGCCTACCCTGTCCACCTGCTTGTGTCCAGCCTTCATGGATAA
- the si:ch1073-184j22.2 gene encoding dual specificity protein phosphatase 18, translating into MDSASSGLKKRGTIQLILSAQFRILEQKSLQTGEGKTKPRDQITPTLFLSGADAALNQALVARKGITLIINVTLSHTCPVYPGVECVRVPVSDLPHARLGDHFERVAARIQGNCGGGTLVHCAVGLSRSPALVMAYLMKHKGLTLRQAHGRVRESRPGIRLNASFWDQLLDYEKRLYGKNTVRVAAPLEPIMTAMPNKHPWSLSCPPSLKLRPFRYGLETEIRASTKHCSKW; encoded by the exons atggactctgCATCCTCTGGGCTTAAGAAGAGAGGGACCATCCAGCTTATTCTTAGTGCACAGTTTAGAA TCCTAGAACAGAAGTCCCTTCAAACAGGAGAGGGAAAGACCAAACCAAGGGACCAG ATCACCCCCACGCTCTTCCTGAGTGGGGCTGATGCCGCGCTAAACCAGGCACTGGTTGCCCGCAAAGGCATTACCCTCATCATCAACGTCACACTGTCCCACACCTGCCCCGTGTACCCGGGCGTGGAGTGTGTACGCGTGCCCGTGTCCGACCTGCCCCACGCCCGCCTCGGGGACCACTTTGAGCGTGTGGCAGCACGCATCCAGGGCAACTGTGGTGGGGGCACGTTGGTACACTGCGCGGTGGGTCTGAGCCGCTCACCGGCACTGGTCATGGCTTACCTGATGAAGCATAAGGGGCTGACGCTGCGACAGGCCCACGGCCGCGTGAGGGAGAGCCGGCCGGGCATCCGCCTCAATGCCAGCTTCTGGGACCAGCTGCTGGACTACGAGAAGCGCCTCTATGGCAAGAACACGGTGAGGGTGGCCGCCCCTCTGGAGCCCATCATGACCGCCATGCCCAACAAGCACCCCTGGAGCCTGTCGTGCCCACCCAGCCTCAAGCTGCGGCCCTTCAGATATGGACTCGAGACAGAGATCAGAGCCTCCACTAAACACTGCTCCAAgtggtga
- the LOC125294465 gene encoding phosphatidylinositol 3-kinase regulatory subunit gamma-like isoform X1, producing the protein MISEELLFYIEMDKEESAGLHHYHEALRLHRVDAEWYWGDVSRELVNEKLQNRPNGSFLVRDASSKIPGEYTLTVRINGDQKLIKILHRDGKYGFIEPLSFNSVVELIGYFQNRSLAQYNPALDVALVHPVSRFCMTQKAKEIPEATRECYQSQCDQTLKEYYQLCGSYTQDIQRITKAINDFSDILAVFENQCNVNSSEHPHKERVMADLNRVKILYSKLKFWQDECHHGKVPSPVLSNKEDRTEPNLKQLCKIISLHLTPHFLAAQQDCLSLWEETSWFVGDLSRTEAEELLLGKPEGAFLIRQSSKKGCYACSVVVHQEVGHCIIHCTPHGYGFAEPYNLYRSLKDLVLHYHQTSLAQHNEALDVRLAYPVHLLVSSLHG; encoded by the exons ATGATTTCTGAAGAACTGTTGTTTTACATAGAAATGGACAAGGAAGAATCAG CAGGTCTTCATCACTACCATGAGGCTCTTAGGCTTCACAGAGTGGATGCTGAATGGTACTGGGGTGATGTGTCAAG AGAGTTAGTAAATGAGAAGTTGCAAAACAGGCCAAATGGCTCTTTCCTGGTGAGAGATGCCTCCTCTAAGATCCCAGGAGAATACACTCTAACTGTGAG GATAAATGGCGACCAGAAGCTCATAAAAATCCTTCATCGAGATGGGAAATATGGATTTATAGAACCTCTTAGCTTCAACTCAGTTGTGGAGCTCATTGGATACTTCCAAAACCGATCACTGGCCCAATACAATCCCGCATTGGACGTGGCACTTGTGCACCCTGTCTCTCGCTTCTGTATG ACTCAAAAAGCAAAGGAGATTCCTGAAGCCACCAGGGAATGTTATCAGAGTCAGTGTGACCAAACATTGAAGGAATATTATCAACTTTGTGGATCTTACACACAG GATATTCAGAGAATTACAAAAGCAATCAATGATTTCAGTGATATTCTTGCTGTGTTTGAGAATCAGTGTAACGTTAATTCGTCGGAGCATCCTCACAAAGAAAGAGTCATGGCAGATCTGAACAG GGTCAAAATCCTATATAGTAAGCTAAAGTTTTGGCAAGATGAATGTCACCATGGCAAGGTGCCAAGTCCTGTTTTGTCCAACAAAGAGGATCGCACAGAGCCCAATCTGAAGCAGCTTTGTAAAATCATCAGTCTACATCTGAC GCCGCACTTTCTGGCGGCGCAGCAGGACTGCTTGTCATTGTGGGAAGAGACAAGCTGGTTTGTTGGTGACCTGAGTCGAACGGAGGCAGAGGAGTTGCTCCTTGGAAAACCAGAAGGAGCCTTCCTCATTCGCCAAAGCAGCAAAAAAGGCTGCTATGCCTGCTCCGTGGT GGTGCACCAGGAAGTTGGGCATTGCATAATTCACTGCACACCCCATGGCTACGGCTTTGCTGAACCCTACAACCTGTACAGGTCGCTGAAAGACCTGGTGTTGCACTACCATCAAACCTCTTTGGCTCAGCACAACGAGGCACTGGACGTGCGACTGGCCTACCCTGTCCACCTGCTTGTGTCCAGCCTTCATGGATAA
- the mfn1a gene encoding mitofusin-1 isoform X1 — protein sequence MDQEDISPLKHFVIAKRTINCIFDQLQDFVREGSVFVKETWHSEDLEQVAVEDQCVQMQACTRKLTIIREVLARRHMKVAFFGRTSNGKSTVINAMLRERVLPSGIGHTTNCFLSVEGTDGDMAYLTTEGSDERQNIETVNQLAHALHMDPDLDSGCLVRMFWPKTKCALLRDDLVLLDSPGIDVTSELDSWIDKFCLDADVFVLVANAESTLMNTEKHFFHRVSERISKPNIFILNNRWDVSVSEPEYLEDVRKQHMDRCLSFLMDELRVVDARQAPNRIFFVSAKEVLSSRMHRAQGMPETGGALAEGFQERLKEFQRFERTFEEFISQSAVKTKFEQHTIRGWQITESVKDIMDAINITSAEKKVLSLEERESLMDRLEFVRNQLNVLTEDVKEKIKATADEVAAKVTAAMVEEIKGLSALVEEFCSDFSPAPNALALYKSKLQAYVEERMGKNLAFRCSSSISGYMQSSQRDIMESIRPLLPPTARGNLHLHLPSHKFDVSYDLNFATLCTDFQGNVEFQFSLGWTALVNRFLGPAHAKRALILLDENIQAAGFASTPRDPQAQEDLAISMATKLASYTSRASMGVVVIGGVVWRCLGWRLIVISVSLYGLLYLYERLTWTNGSRERVLKQQFVDFATQRLLAITPITSSHCSQQVHQEMVATFSRLSQQVDKSEGELEADIWRVNCRIQRLEGVQKHSKTLRHKATDLERQLEAFTSQYLHTTP from the exons ATGGATCAGGAGGACATCTCCCCCCTCAAGCACTTTGTGATAGCCAAAAGGACCATCAACTGTATCTTTGACCAGCTGCAGGACTTTGTTAGAGAAGGCTCTGTGTTTGTCAAGG AGACGTGGCATAGTGAGGACCTGGAACAGGTGGCTGTGGAGGATCAGTGTGTGCAGATGCAGGCCTGTACGAGGAAGCTGACCATCATCAGAGAAGTGCTGGCCCGCAGGCACATGAAAGTGGCCTTCTTTGGCAG AACGAGTAACGGCAAGAGTACAGTGATCAACGCCATGCTGCGGGAGCGGGTGCTGCCCAGTGGCATCGGCCACACCACCAACTGCTTCCTGAGCGTGGAGGGCACGGATGGCGACATGGCCTACCTCACCACCGAGGGCTCAGACGAGAGGCAGAACATTGAG ACGGTGAATCAGCTGGCCCATGCGCTACACATGGACCCAGACCTGGACTCCGGCTGCCTGGTCCGAATGTTCTGGCCCAAGACCAAGTGTGCCCTGCTGAGAGACGACCTGGTGCTGTTGGACAG ccCGGGCATCGATGTCACCTCTGAGCTCGACAGCTGGATCGACAAGTTCTGTCTGGACGCTGACGTCTTCGTGCTTGTGGCCAACGCCGAGTCCACCCTGATGAACACG GAGAAGCACTTTTTccacagagtgagtgagaggatcTCGAAGCCCAACATCTTCATCCTGAACAACCGATGGGACGTCTCAGTATCGGAGCCAGAGTACTTGGAAGAT GTGCGGAAGCAGCACATGGACCGCTGCCTCAGCTTCCTGATGGATGAGCTGAGGGTGGTGGACGCCCGGCAGGCCCCCAACCGCATCTTCTTTGTGTCGGCTAAGGAGGTGCTGAGCTCCAGGATGCATCGAGCCCAGGGCATGCCAGAGACAG GTGGTGCCTTGGCGGAGGGATTCCAGGAAAGACTCAAGGAGTTCCAACGTTTTGAGAGAACGTTTGAG GAGTTTATTTCACAGTCAGCGGTGAAGACCAAATTTGAGCAGCACACCATCCGAGGTTGGCAGATCACGGAGTCTGTGAAGGACATCATGGACGCTATCAACATCACCTCGGCAGAGAAGAA GGTGCTCTCTCTGGAGGAGCGGGAGTCACTCATGGACCGGCTGGAGTTCGTGCGCAATCAGCTTAACGTGCTGACCGAGGATGTGAAGGAAAAGATCAAGGCCACGGCTGACGAAGTGGCCGCCAAG GTGACTGCTGCCATGGTTGAGGAGATCAAGGGTCTGTCTGCTCTGGTGGAGGAGTTCTGCTCGGACTTCAGCCCGGCCCCTAATGCCTTAGCTCTCTACAAATCA AAGCTGCAGGCATAcgtggaggagaggatgggaaaAAACCTGGCCTTCCGCTGCTCCAGTAGTATCAGTGGTTACATGCAGTCCTCACAAAGAGACATCATGG AGAGCATACGTCCTCTGCTGCCCCCTACTGCCAGGGGCAACCTGCACCTCCACCTTCCCAGCCACAAGTTTGACGTCTCCTACGACCTCAACTTTGCCACCCTCTGCACAGACTTCCAGGGCAACGTCGAGTTCCAGTTCTCCTTGGGATGGACGGCCCTGGTCAACCGCTTCCTCGGGCCGGCCCATGCCAAGCGTGCCCTGATATTGCTGGACGAGAACATTCAG GCAGCTGGATTTGCTTCAACTCCCAGGGACCCCCAGGCCCAAGAGGACCTCGccatctccatggcaaccaAACTGGCATCTTACACCTCCAGAGCCTCCATGGGGGTCGTGGTCATTGGAGGAGTG GTGTGGCGATGCCTCGGCTGGAGGCTGATAGTGATTTCTGTGAGCCTCTACGGCCTGCTCTACCTGTACGAGAGGCTCACCTGGACCAATGGCTCCAGAGAGAGGGTTCTGAAGCAGCAATTTGTGGACTTTGCTACCCAGCGGCTCCTGGCCATCACACCCATCACCAGCTCCCACTGCAGCCAGCAGGTCCATCA GGAGATGGTGGCCACGTTCAGCCGCCTGAGCCAGCAGGTGGACAAGAGTGAAGGTGAGCTGGAGGCAGACATCTGGCGGGTGAACTGCAGGATCCAGCGGCTGGAGGGGGTTCAGAAGCACTCCAAAACCCTTAG GCACAAAGCGACTGATCTGGAGAGACAGCTGGAGGCCTTTACCTCCCAGTATCTGCATACCACACCCTGA
- the LOC125294465 gene encoding phosphatidylinositol 3-kinase regulatory subunit gamma-like isoform X2: protein MISEELLFYIEMDKEESGLHHYHEALRLHRVDAEWYWGDVSRELVNEKLQNRPNGSFLVRDASSKIPGEYTLTVRINGDQKLIKILHRDGKYGFIEPLSFNSVVELIGYFQNRSLAQYNPALDVALVHPVSRFCMTQKAKEIPEATRECYQSQCDQTLKEYYQLCGSYTQDIQRITKAINDFSDILAVFENQCNVNSSEHPHKERVMADLNRVKILYSKLKFWQDECHHGKVPSPVLSNKEDRTEPNLKQLCKIISLHLTPHFLAAQQDCLSLWEETSWFVGDLSRTEAEELLLGKPEGAFLIRQSSKKGCYACSVVVHQEVGHCIIHCTPHGYGFAEPYNLYRSLKDLVLHYHQTSLAQHNEALDVRLAYPVHLLVSSLHG, encoded by the exons ATGATTTCTGAAGAACTGTTGTTTTACATAGAAATGGACAAGGAAGAATCAG GTCTTCATCACTACCATGAGGCTCTTAGGCTTCACAGAGTGGATGCTGAATGGTACTGGGGTGATGTGTCAAG AGAGTTAGTAAATGAGAAGTTGCAAAACAGGCCAAATGGCTCTTTCCTGGTGAGAGATGCCTCCTCTAAGATCCCAGGAGAATACACTCTAACTGTGAG GATAAATGGCGACCAGAAGCTCATAAAAATCCTTCATCGAGATGGGAAATATGGATTTATAGAACCTCTTAGCTTCAACTCAGTTGTGGAGCTCATTGGATACTTCCAAAACCGATCACTGGCCCAATACAATCCCGCATTGGACGTGGCACTTGTGCACCCTGTCTCTCGCTTCTGTATG ACTCAAAAAGCAAAGGAGATTCCTGAAGCCACCAGGGAATGTTATCAGAGTCAGTGTGACCAAACATTGAAGGAATATTATCAACTTTGTGGATCTTACACACAG GATATTCAGAGAATTACAAAAGCAATCAATGATTTCAGTGATATTCTTGCTGTGTTTGAGAATCAGTGTAACGTTAATTCGTCGGAGCATCCTCACAAAGAAAGAGTCATGGCAGATCTGAACAG GGTCAAAATCCTATATAGTAAGCTAAAGTTTTGGCAAGATGAATGTCACCATGGCAAGGTGCCAAGTCCTGTTTTGTCCAACAAAGAGGATCGCACAGAGCCCAATCTGAAGCAGCTTTGTAAAATCATCAGTCTACATCTGAC GCCGCACTTTCTGGCGGCGCAGCAGGACTGCTTGTCATTGTGGGAAGAGACAAGCTGGTTTGTTGGTGACCTGAGTCGAACGGAGGCAGAGGAGTTGCTCCTTGGAAAACCAGAAGGAGCCTTCCTCATTCGCCAAAGCAGCAAAAAAGGCTGCTATGCCTGCTCCGTGGT GGTGCACCAGGAAGTTGGGCATTGCATAATTCACTGCACACCCCATGGCTACGGCTTTGCTGAACCCTACAACCTGTACAGGTCGCTGAAAGACCTGGTGTTGCACTACCATCAAACCTCTTTGGCTCAGCACAACGAGGCACTGGACGTGCGACTGGCCTACCCTGTCCACCTGCTTGTGTCCAGCCTTCATGGATAA